Proteins from a single region of Flavobacterium sp. YJ01:
- a CDS encoding DKNYY domain-containing protein, producing the protein MIKDLGHGYKIIDNKFILRYDSEVFKKFYKIIDFETFKITATNAEFDNDGFASTVYFEDKKHIYLESSFTSFCILEDAKPDDFKVVDIKKGYTFSNRKYYRHNDKMPFDLSKAKHLNDYHIQVDDQLYFGDVILIENVDLKSFKIPYPDLIQNLAIDKNHVFFKGKIIPEANVQTFKILEGCLDGTYYLECDNAFYAKDDKYAYFIRTISNEVKVIKSKSLNDFHFKVIDERGYAFDKEYSYYMGKRTKL; encoded by the coding sequence ATGATAAAAGATTTAGGACACGGTTATAAAATCATAGACAACAAATTTATTCTTCGTTATGATAGTGAAGTTTTTAAAAAGTTTTATAAAATTATAGACTTCGAAACATTCAAAATCACGGCAACAAATGCTGAATTCGATAATGACGGTTTTGCTTCGACAGTTTATTTTGAAGATAAAAAGCATATTTATTTAGAAAGTTCTTTTACTAGTTTTTGTATTTTAGAAGATGCTAAACCTGATGATTTTAAAGTAGTAGATATTAAGAAAGGATATACTTTTTCAAACAGAAAATATTACCGTCACAATGATAAAATGCCTTTTGATTTAAGCAAAGCAAAACACCTCAATGATTATCATATTCAAGTTGATGATCAATTGTATTTTGGCGACGTAATTTTAATTGAAAACGTAGATTTAAAATCCTTCAAGATTCCGTATCCAGATTTGATTCAAAACCTAGCGATTGATAAGAACCATGTTTTTTTTAAAGGAAAGATAATTCCTGAAGCAAATGTGCAGACGTTTAAAATTCTAGAAGGCTGTTTAGACGGAACTTATTATTTGGAATGTGATAATGCATTTTATGCGAAAGATGATAAATATGCCTATTTCATAAGAACAATCAGTAATGAAGTAAAAGTTATAAAATCAAAAAGCCTAAATGATTTTCACTTTAAAGTTATTGATGAAAGAGGTTATGCTTTTGATAAAGAATACAGTTACTATATGGGAAAAAGAACAAAACTATAA
- a CDS encoding DUF1963 domain-containing protein, giving the protein MKNEIFDIIELRPATKHYYGDSLKMPEILLEDGLLVKAGTLDIPLGHSRYGGPIADLPKNFEYPKDLRFAAQLDLDQIAPHDKSGLLPKTGHLFFFADIMEDKGLVVYSDVDNNELERVVKDHEDNFFEGVLIKSAFSSTEKLSSRYRLPEDEYEEDDANEDGVLWDYFEGSETSKIFGIFTHCQAQEQEILDVVNSDKIVLLQVGENGFNDEGVFSVLIDKNDLKDLNFNNCEFYWGQS; this is encoded by the coding sequence ATGAAAAACGAAATTTTTGACATCATTGAATTACGTCCAGCAACGAAACACTATTATGGAGATAGTTTAAAAATGCCTGAAATACTTTTAGAAGATGGTTTGCTGGTAAAAGCAGGAACTTTAGATATTCCGCTTGGACATTCTCGTTACGGAGGACCAATTGCAGATCTTCCTAAAAATTTTGAATATCCAAAAGATTTGCGATTTGCCGCTCAATTAGATTTAGATCAAATTGCTCCGCATGACAAATCTGGACTTTTACCAAAAACAGGTCATTTATTTTTCTTTGCGGATATTATGGAAGATAAAGGCTTAGTAGTTTACAGCGATGTTGATAATAATGAATTAGAAAGAGTTGTCAAAGACCATGAAGATAATTTCTTTGAAGGAGTTTTAATAAAATCAGCATTTTCTTCCACTGAGAAATTATCCAGTCGTTATCGTCTGCCAGAAGATGAATACGAAGAAGATGATGCAAATGAAGATGGTGTTTTATGGGATTATTTCGAAGGAAGCGAAACTTCAAAAATCTTCGGAATCTTTACGCATTGTCAAGCACAGGAACAAGAAATATTAGATGTGGTAAATTCAGATAAAATAGTGCTTTTGCAAGTAGGAGAGAATGGATTTAATGATGAAGGTGTTTTTAGTGTTTTAATTGATAAAAATGATTTGAAGGATTTGAATTTTAATAACTGTGAATTTTACTGGGGACAATCATAA
- a CDS encoding DsbA family protein: MSEEKTNPLLYDPVSGMCEMPFGEKSNETTNISTENKPIKIVYYTDPICSSCWGIEPQLRKLKLEYGDAFEIDYRMGGLLPNWSYNSGGISKPSDVAHHWDEASLHYEMPIDGNVWLEDPLDSSYPSCIAMKAAQMQDKEKAVKFMRILREKLYLEKKNIAKWENIAEAAKLTGLDIQKLKKDYEGDAKKLFEEDLRLGKSLGVRGFPTLFFSDGNQNQLTVYGSKPYSSYENALLALFPDAKKKNIKNENPLALFDIFPTLAPKEYSIILDKTYSDAKIILEKLYQQGLLDKRMIKNGSVYSRK; encoded by the coding sequence ATGAGTGAAGAAAAGACAAATCCGTTATTATACGATCCTGTTAGCGGAATGTGTGAAATGCCTTTCGGTGAAAAATCGAATGAGACTACAAATATTTCAACAGAAAATAAACCGATAAAAATTGTTTACTATACAGATCCAATTTGTTCTTCTTGTTGGGGAATTGAACCTCAACTTAGAAAACTAAAATTAGAATATGGCGATGCTTTTGAAATTGATTACAGAATGGGCGGTTTATTACCTAATTGGAGTTACAACAGCGGCGGAATCAGCAAACCTTCGGACGTTGCCCATCATTGGGACGAAGCAAGTTTACATTATGAAATGCCAATTGATGGAAATGTTTGGCTGGAAGATCCTCTAGATTCTTCTTATCCGTCATGTATTGCCATGAAAGCGGCACAAATGCAAGACAAAGAAAAAGCTGTAAAGTTTATGAGAATACTTCGTGAGAAACTATATCTCGAAAAGAAAAATATAGCTAAATGGGAAAACATTGCCGAAGCCGCAAAACTAACAGGTTTAGACATCCAAAAACTAAAAAAGGATTACGAAGGCGATGCTAAAAAGCTTTTTGAAGAAGATTTAAGACTTGGAAAATCACTTGGCGTTAGAGGATTTCCAACTTTGTTTTTTTCTGATGGAAACCAAAATCAATTGACAGTTTATGGTTCTAAGCCATATTCTTCGTATGAAAATGCTTTGTTAGCCTTGTTTCCCGATGCAAAAAAGAAGAACATTAAAAATGAAAATCCGTTGGCTCTTTTCGATATTTTTCCAACTTTGGCTCCAAAAGAATATTCGATAATTTTAGATAAAACGTATTCTGATGCTAAAATTATTTTAGAGAAATTATATCAGCAAGGTTTATTGGATAAAAGAATGATAAAGAATGGATCGGTTTATAGCAGAAAATAA
- a CDS encoding thioredoxin family protein codes for MKKIILLLALAFSAFLSQAQNAVTLKAGDKAPDFKLKNVDNKEVSFGTFKEAKGYIVVFTCNTCPYAVGYEQRIIDLDKKFRPQGYPVIAINPNDPEASKTDTFAKMQDLAKDKKYPFPYLFDPGQKITDEYGAKRTPHVFIISKTSKGNVVEYVGAIDNDPEGNKPEKVKYAEDVIASLKSGQKPAVTQTKEIGCTVKRKAKA; via the coding sequence ATGAAGAAAATAATCTTATTATTAGCATTAGCTTTTTCTGCTTTTCTTTCGCAAGCGCAAAATGCAGTAACGCTTAAAGCGGGTGACAAAGCACCAGATTTCAAACTGAAAAATGTAGACAATAAAGAAGTTTCATTTGGAACTTTTAAAGAAGCAAAAGGATATATTGTAGTTTTTACTTGTAATACTTGTCCGTACGCGGTAGGTTATGAGCAAAGAATTATCGATTTAGATAAAAAATTCAGACCGCAAGGATATCCTGTAATTGCCATTAACCCAAATGATCCTGAAGCTTCTAAAACAGATACTTTTGCAAAAATGCAGGATTTGGCAAAAGATAAAAAATATCCGTTCCCATATTTATTCGATCCTGGACAAAAAATCACTGACGAATATGGAGCAAAACGTACGCCTCATGTTTTTATTATTTCTAAAACTTCAAAAGGAAATGTAGTAGAATATGTTGGAGCAATAGACAACGATCCAGAAGGAAACAAACCTGAAAAAGTAAAATATGCAGAAGATGTAATTGCTTCTTTAAAAAGTGGTCAAAAACCTGCTGTTACTCAAACAAAAGAAATTGGATGTACAGTTAAAAGAAAAGCAAAAGCTTAG
- a CDS encoding metallophosphoesterase, whose amino-acid sequence MRFKITSLFITSFFILFYGVLSAQKTKDLNGVQIAFLADVHLQDLFGGFSDSDYKGVLNPKTGQYALVRTMSSQLHSTRIFNENYFAFLAALEDIAKRKIKYVALPGDYTDDGQPIHVRGLAKILEQYTQKYGIEFFITTGNHDPVGPFAQESGKEDFLGKDGKSQPIYSKDGMYKPNLNIEQPLVITADIAKMGYLGITDQLKNFGFHPNKKSKFWATPFSNYSSENYSFEKALESSKLSNRVYEVAPGYEVPDVSYVVEPIDGLWLMAIDGNVYIPKKTESDPKDSKSYSEASTGYNNVLSNKKHLIEWVSAISAQAKKQGKTLVAFSHFPMIDFNDDASAEIKELLGPNKWQLNRVPVEEVAQVFADAGLKIHFGGHMHINDTGVRTSAKGNTLVNIQTPSLAAYIPAYKLLTFKKNNVLDIQTITIDDVPRYDELFDLYKMEYQFLESQHNNDIWNIDILKTKNYHDFTDFHLKELVRLRFLKDDWPTTFKDFILNVSAEDLLVLSNMNSDKDFDFILKNKKQLEKEWKEAETKSEQILAKNKLQKRDFNWTGNDLLIDFYRFRSADELAFGDVAEKRVTSYKVLSELFLDSKDNASKPLQKQMKLFFTIFNKFMHEIPADHFTVDLKNGAVKSLK is encoded by the coding sequence ATGAGATTTAAAATTACGTCACTTTTTATAACATCATTTTTTATTCTTTTTTATGGTGTTCTTTCTGCACAAAAAACAAAAGATTTAAACGGAGTTCAAATCGCATTTTTAGCTGATGTCCACTTACAGGATTTATTTGGAGGATTTTCAGATTCAGATTATAAAGGTGTTCTAAATCCGAAAACGGGACAATATGCGTTGGTTCGAACAATGTCTTCACAATTGCATTCGACACGAATTTTCAATGAAAATTATTTTGCTTTTCTAGCCGCTTTAGAAGATATCGCAAAGCGAAAAATTAAATACGTTGCACTTCCTGGAGATTATACTGATGACGGACAGCCGATTCATGTTCGCGGATTAGCAAAGATTTTAGAACAATACACTCAAAAATACGGAATCGAATTTTTTATTACTACAGGAAATCACGATCCAGTTGGACCTTTTGCACAAGAATCTGGTAAAGAAGATTTTTTAGGAAAAGATGGTAAAAGTCAGCCCATTTATAGCAAAGACGGTATGTATAAGCCCAATTTGAACATCGAACAGCCCCTTGTCATAACGGCCGATATTGCTAAAATGGGTTATTTAGGAATTACAGATCAATTGAAGAATTTTGGTTTTCATCCGAACAAGAAAAGCAAATTTTGGGCAACTCCTTTTTCCAATTATTCAAGTGAAAATTATTCGTTTGAGAAAGCTTTAGAAAGCTCAAAGTTGAGTAATCGCGTATATGAAGTTGCGCCTGGTTATGAAGTTCCAGATGTTAGTTATGTTGTAGAACCAATAGATGGACTTTGGTTAATGGCTATTGACGGAAACGTCTATATTCCGAAGAAAACAGAAAGCGATCCTAAAGATTCTAAAAGTTATTCTGAAGCAAGCACAGGTTATAATAATGTGCTTTCTAACAAAAAACATTTGATTGAATGGGTTTCAGCTATTTCGGCGCAAGCCAAAAAGCAAGGAAAAACTTTGGTAGCTTTTAGCCATTTCCCGATGATCGATTTTAATGATGATGCTTCTGCAGAGATAAAAGAATTGCTTGGCCCAAACAAATGGCAATTAAACAGAGTTCCTGTCGAAGAAGTGGCGCAGGTTTTTGCAGACGCGGGACTTAAAATTCATTTTGGCGGTCATATGCACATTAATGATACTGGAGTGCGAACTTCTGCTAAAGGAAATACTTTGGTCAATATTCAAACACCTTCGCTTGCTGCTTACATTCCGGCTTATAAGTTATTGACATTCAAGAAAAATAATGTGTTAGATATTCAGACAATTACCATTGATGACGTTCCGAGATATGACGAACTTTTTGATTTGTATAAAATGGAATATCAATTTTTAGAAAGCCAACATAACAATGATATTTGGAATATCGATATTTTGAAGACTAAAAATTACCATGATTTTACAGATTTCCATTTGAAGGAATTGGTTCGTCTTCGTTTCTTAAAAGACGATTGGCCAACTACTTTTAAGGATTTTATTTTAAATGTTTCGGCAGAAGATTTATTGGTTTTATCAAATATGAATTCAGATAAAGATTTTGATTTTATTCTTAAAAATAAAAAGCAATTAGAGAAAGAATGGAAAGAAGCGGAAACAAAATCGGAACAGATTTTAGCTAAAAATAAACTTCAAAAAAGAGATTTTAATTGGACAGGAAATGATCTTTTAATTGATTTTTATCGTTTTAGAAGTGCTGACGAATTGGCATTTGGTGATGTTGCAGAAAAAAGAGTTACATCTTATAAAGTATTATCTGAATTGTTTTTGGATTCTAAAGATAATGCTTCAAAACCTTTGCAAAAACAGATGAAATTATTCTTTACAATTTTCAATAAGTTTATGCATGAAATTCCAGCGGATCATTTTACTGTTGATTTGAAAAATGGTGCTGTTAAGAGTTTGAAGTGA
- a CDS encoding CinA family protein: MASDKVTACCQALIEKNLTISFAESASAGKMCYEFSTVINSGRILIGGIVCYHTSMKEDLLLIPWGTIEKYSAESAEVTKLMAQHFYRYANSDFCVALTGLTTPGGSESSSKPVGTIFIHIVFKEKQIAKRYEFKGNPESIINQAIDAVADLILKEI; encoded by the coding sequence ATGGCTTCTGATAAAGTGACCGCTTGCTGCCAAGCCTTAATAGAGAAAAACCTAACAATATCTTTTGCAGAAAGTGCTTCTGCAGGAAAAATGTGCTATGAATTTTCGACGGTTATCAATTCGGGAAGGATTTTAATTGGCGGAATAGTCTGTTATCACACTTCAATGAAAGAAGATCTTTTGTTAATTCCGTGGGGAACAATCGAAAAATACAGCGCCGAATCTGCTGAGGTTACAAAGTTGATGGCACAGCATTTTTATCGTTATGCAAATTCAGATTTTTGTGTAGCTTTAACAGGACTAACTACGCCCGGAGGAAGTGAAAGCAGCTCTAAACCAGTTGGAACAATTTTTATTCATATTGTTTTTAAAGAAAAACAAATCGCCAAACGTTATGAATTTAAAGGAAACCCGGAAAGCATAATAAATCAAGCGATTGATGCGGTGGCAGATTTAATTTTGAAAGAGATTTAG
- a CDS encoding DUF4861 family protein, producing MKKHLLIITILAGNFVAISQNKIITVSNNLGIDREFETIELTKKSLGLNANSKLENYAVKEVGSNSFLETQTVDQDGDGNADLLLFQPKIKASSKQDFEVFVGTNPSASKVLNCYSRFVPERTDDYAWENNKGAFRTYGPVAQKMVEDKIAGGTLTSGIDAWLKRVDYPIINKWYEKATNGTGTYHKDTGEGLDNFHVGDSRGVGGIAVNVDGKYYFSKNFISWKTITTGPIRTSFILTYADWDAKGNKITESKLISLDYGSQLSRFEINISGTKTISAGLTLHDKKGTIGTNIKEGWLSYWEPIDDSEIGTGLVAPKNTLLSFDNHVTEEKDLSNLYGNISVKNNKAIYYVGFGWKKGSPFQTKQEWEQYLSSFAEKINNPLVVKVKK from the coding sequence TTGAAAAAGCATCTTTTAATTATAACCATTTTGGCAGGCAATTTTGTTGCCATTTCTCAAAATAAAATTATCACTGTTTCTAATAATCTGGGAATTGACAGAGAATTTGAAACTATAGAACTGACTAAGAAATCTCTCGGTTTAAATGCTAATTCTAAACTAGAAAATTATGCTGTAAAAGAAGTTGGCAGCAATTCTTTTTTAGAAACACAAACGGTCGATCAAGATGGAGACGGAAATGCAGATTTGCTTTTATTTCAACCAAAAATAAAAGCTTCGTCAAAACAAGATTTTGAAGTTTTTGTTGGAACAAATCCTTCCGCGTCAAAAGTTTTAAATTGTTATTCGCGTTTTGTTCCCGAACGCACAGACGATTATGCTTGGGAAAACAATAAAGGTGCTTTCAGAACTTATGGCCCAGTTGCTCAAAAAATGGTCGAAGACAAAATTGCAGGCGGAACTTTAACAAGCGGAATCGATGCTTGGCTAAAAAGAGTCGATTATCCAATTATTAATAAATGGTACGAAAAAGCAACAAACGGAACTGGAACTTACCATAAAGATACTGGAGAAGGTTTGGATAATTTTCATGTTGGAGACAGTCGCGGCGTGGGCGGAATTGCCGTAAATGTGGACGGAAAATATTATTTTTCTAAGAATTTTATCAGCTGGAAAACCATTACAACTGGACCAATTCGAACAAGTTTTATTTTAACTTACGCCGATTGGGATGCAAAAGGAAATAAAATAACCGAATCTAAATTAATTAGTTTAGATTACGGAAGTCAGCTTTCTCGATTTGAAATCAATATTAGCGGAACTAAAACAATTTCGGCTGGATTAACGCTTCATGATAAAAAAGGCACAATTGGAACTAACATAAAAGAAGGCTGGCTAAGTTACTGGGAACCGATTGATGATTCTGAAATTGGAACTGGCTTAGTTGCTCCAAAAAACACTTTATTAAGCTTTGATAATCACGTTACAGAAGAAAAAGATTTGAGTAATCTTTATGGAAACATTTCGGTAAAAAACAATAAAGCGATTTATTATGTTGGTTTTGGATGGAAAAAAGGAAGTCCGTTTCAAACCAAACAAGAATGGGAGCAATATTTGAGTTCTTTTGCAGAAAAGATTAATAATCCTTTGGTTGTGAAGGTTAAGAAATAA
- a CDS encoding TlpA family protein disulfide reductase, producing the protein MKIKYFYIFLFSFISVSAYCQNVKLLSINQLNERIKNGKDSTYVVNFWTTWCAPCIKELPHFEKLKAEYKSEKLAVLLVSLDFKSKLESNVIPFVKKKNLKNEVFLLNESDPQQFIDRIDPSWSGSIPATLFIKNDKRKFVESEFTYEQLLTEYKKL; encoded by the coding sequence ATGAAAATAAAGTACTTCTATATATTTCTATTTAGTTTCATTTCAGTTTCTGCTTACTGTCAGAACGTAAAGCTTTTAAGTATAAATCAGCTGAATGAAAGAATCAAAAACGGAAAAGATAGTACGTATGTTGTCAATTTTTGGACAACTTGGTGTGCGCCATGCATAAAAGAATTGCCTCATTTTGAGAAACTAAAAGCAGAATACAAATCTGAAAAACTGGCTGTATTATTAGTGAGTTTAGATTTTAAATCGAAATTAGAATCGAATGTAATTCCGTTTGTAAAGAAGAAGAATTTAAAGAACGAAGTTTTTCTTTTAAACGAAAGTGATCCACAGCAATTTATTGACCGAATTGATCCGTCTTGGTCAGGAAGTATTCCAGCAACTCTTTTTATAAAAAATGATAAAAGAAAATTTGTTGAAAGCGAATTTACCTATGAACAGTTATTAACTGAATATAAAAAACTATAG
- a CDS encoding HAD family hydrolase, protein MKIRKMVKCIIFDCDGVLVDTEKIGNGILLAMAQEHGLEMELEDAYHYFNGVSLKNCFSQIENAIGKKLPEDFEEQYRNRSFEAFLKETTPMPGIFDFLNNLKISYCTASSGPLEKIRLNLETAGLLDRFEGKIFSSYVIKSWKPDPEIFLHAAKQMGFDIEDCIVIEDSVAGVRAGLKGGFKVYGFANGYNNEDLKKEGAILFHSYNELSAMLGF, encoded by the coding sequence ATGAAAATCAGAAAAATGGTGAAATGTATTATTTTCGATTGTGATGGAGTTTTAGTCGATACAGAAAAAATCGGTAACGGAATATTACTTGCGATGGCACAAGAACATGGTTTAGAAATGGAATTGGAAGATGCGTATCATTATTTTAATGGCGTAAGTTTAAAAAATTGTTTTTCGCAGATTGAAAATGCGATAGGGAAGAAGTTACCAGAAGATTTTGAAGAACAATATAGAAATAGAAGTTTTGAAGCTTTTCTGAAAGAAACCACACCGATGCCTGGAATTTTTGATTTTTTGAATAATCTCAAAATTTCATATTGCACTGCTTCTAGCGGACCTTTGGAAAAAATCAGACTAAACCTTGAAACTGCAGGTTTGTTGGATAGATTTGAAGGGAAAATTTTTAGTTCGTACGTAATTAAAAGCTGGAAACCTGATCCGGAAATCTTTTTGCATGCGGCTAAACAAATGGGTTTTGATATTGAAGATTGTATCGTTATAGAAGATAGTGTCGCGGGAGTTAGAGCGGGATTAAAAGGCGGTTTTAAAGTTTATGGATTTGCGAATGGTTATAATAATGAAGATTTAAAGAAAGAAGGAGCAATTCTTTTTCATTCGTATAATGAGTTAAGTGCGATGCTGGGTTTTTAG
- a CDS encoding PrgI family protein: MENLNFIDPLLHGITPQNKPLNLSVKQMVCAGVGALIASAVLKKTGHTKASAVVGSIALPILASAAYKKYAEVTKEKNDANASSGIEYNH, translated from the coding sequence ATGGAGAATTTAAATTTTATAGATCCATTATTACACGGAATAACACCTCAAAACAAACCACTTAATCTTTCTGTTAAACAAATGGTATGCGCAGGAGTTGGTGCTCTTATAGCATCAGCTGTATTGAAAAAAACAGGACATACTAAAGCTAGTGCTGTTGTAGGAAGCATTGCATTGCCAATTTTAGCTTCTGCTGCCTATAAAAAATATGCTGAAGTAACAAAAGAAAAAAATGATGCAAACGCAAGCAGCGGAATCGAATACAATCATTAA
- a CDS encoding STAS/SEC14 domain-containing protein — MIHQIDTTDNIVAFRALAEVTKEDFLTAVVPAVEHLVKQTNEINFLLVLDTDIKNFTAGAWLQDALLGLKHLGKWNRAAIITDTDEIISFTNGFSFIVPGEFRGYKKVDFNKALNWVEGNIS, encoded by the coding sequence ATGATACATCAAATCGATACTACCGATAATATAGTTGCTTTTAGAGCATTAGCAGAAGTAACAAAAGAAGATTTTCTGACGGCTGTTGTACCAGCAGTTGAGCATTTGGTAAAGCAAACAAACGAAATTAATTTTCTGTTGGTTTTAGATACCGATATTAAAAATTTCACGGCTGGAGCGTGGCTTCAAGATGCTCTTTTAGGTTTAAAACATTTAGGAAAATGGAATAGAGCTGCAATTATTACTGATACAGACGAAATTATTTCGTTTACAAACGGTTTCAGTTTTATTGTTCCAGGCGAATTTCGTGGTTATAAAAAAGTAGATTTCAATAAAGCATTAAATTGGGTAGAAGGAAATATTTCTTAA